The Ornithinimicrobium faecis genome includes a window with the following:
- a CDS encoding AAA family ATPase yields MTANAETAPDLQTVQSVASDIHRAISTVIEGKEEAVRTAVTVLLAEGHLLVEDVPGVGKTMLAKALAKSIDCDVSRVQFTPDLLPSDITGVNVFNQNSHTFEFRKGAIFANIVVGDEINRASPKTQSALLECMAERQVTVDGTTYPLAGPFLVMATQNPIEMEGTYPLPEAQRDRFMARVSMGYPSGSAELAMLESHGDHDPLGDLQAVTDGATVQQQIQAVRRLHTAQALREYVVAIVTASRRHSSLRLGASPRAGLHLLGAARANAALAGRDHVLPEDVQALAPAVLTHRLMLTGEAQLTGRTTGEVVADILQRTPVPSGRR; encoded by the coding sequence ATGACGGCCAACGCTGAGACCGCTCCCGACCTGCAGACGGTGCAGTCCGTCGCCAGCGACATCCACCGGGCGATCAGCACGGTGATCGAGGGCAAGGAGGAGGCGGTCCGCACGGCGGTCACGGTGCTGCTGGCCGAGGGACACCTGCTGGTCGAGGACGTGCCCGGCGTCGGCAAGACGATGCTCGCCAAGGCCCTGGCCAAGTCGATCGACTGCGACGTCAGCCGGGTCCAGTTCACCCCGGACCTGCTGCCCAGCGACATCACCGGCGTCAACGTCTTCAACCAAAACTCCCACACCTTCGAGTTCCGCAAGGGCGCGATCTTCGCCAACATCGTGGTCGGTGACGAGATCAACCGGGCGTCGCCCAAGACCCAGTCCGCGCTGCTGGAGTGCATGGCCGAGCGCCAGGTCACCGTCGACGGCACGACCTATCCGCTGGCCGGCCCGTTCCTGGTGATGGCCACCCAGAACCCGATCGAGATGGAGGGGACCTACCCCCTCCCCGAGGCCCAGCGCGACCGCTTCATGGCCCGCGTCTCGATGGGCTATCCCTCCGGCAGCGCCGAGCTGGCGATGCTGGAGTCGCACGGTGACCACGACCCGCTGGGCGATCTGCAGGCGGTGACCGACGGCGCCACGGTGCAGCAGCAGATCCAGGCGGTGCGCCGCCTCCACACGGCCCAGGCACTGCGGGAGTATGTCGTGGCGATCGTCACGGCGTCCCGGCGTCACTCCTCGCTCCGGCTGGGTGCCTCCCCCCGCGCGGGCCTGCACCTGCTCGGGGCGGCCCGGGCCAATGCGGCCCTGGCGGGCCGCGACCACGTGCTGCCCGAGGATGTCCAGGCGCTGGCGCCGGCCGTCCTCACGCACCGCCTGATGCTCACCGGCGAGGCGCAGCTGACGGGACGGACCACGGGCGAGGTCGTGGCCGACATCCTGCAGCGCACCCCGGTGCCGTCCGGCCGACGCTGA
- a CDS encoding PaaI family thioesterase, whose protein sequence is MSTRETVVRWDDPSTGLAQLPHLSGLDYLRKMMHRELPGPPIAAHFAMDIVEVEEARVTFTCQPDESHYNPIGMVHGGLVCTLLDSALGCATQTTLPAGTGYTSIEIKVNYLRPVTKDSGPLSCVGRVTKPGRRVAFAEGEVLDKDGKVVASATGSLLVFPLPTGQPPA, encoded by the coding sequence ATGAGCACACGTGAGACCGTCGTCCGCTGGGACGACCCCAGCACCGGGTTGGCGCAGCTGCCGCACCTGTCGGGCCTGGACTATCTGCGCAAGATGATGCACCGCGAGCTGCCCGGACCGCCCATCGCAGCGCACTTCGCCATGGACATCGTCGAGGTCGAGGAAGCCAGAGTGACCTTCACCTGCCAGCCCGATGAGTCGCACTACAACCCGATCGGCATGGTGCACGGCGGCCTGGTCTGCACGCTGCTGGACTCCGCCCTGGGGTGTGCGACGCAGACGACCCTGCCGGCCGGCACCGGCTACACCTCCATCGAGATCAAGGTCAACTATCTGCGGCCGGTCACCAAGGACAGCGGACCGTTGTCCTGCGTGGGCAGGGTGACCAAGCCCGGGCGGCGGGTGGCCTTCGCCGAGGGCGAGGTGCTGGACAAGGACGGCAAGGTCGTTGCGTCCGCCACCGGCTCACTCCTGGTCTTCCCCCTGCCGACCGGGCAGCCACCCGCCTGA
- the mraZ gene encoding division/cell wall cluster transcriptional repressor MraZ: protein MLLGTYSPRLDDKGRMFLPAKFRDKLAGGLVMTRGQERCLYVYPLAEFEKVAEQWQNGPTTNAGVRAYQRLLLSGASDEIPDKQGRVTVPAILRDYAGLTHECTVIGSGNRIEIWDSAAWEAYVTEHEDGFANQSEEVVPGL from the coding sequence CTGTTGCTCGGCACGTACTCACCCCGCCTGGACGACAAGGGCCGGATGTTCCTGCCCGCCAAGTTCCGCGACAAGCTGGCCGGCGGTCTGGTGATGACCCGCGGTCAGGAGCGCTGCCTCTATGTCTATCCGCTGGCCGAGTTCGAGAAGGTCGCCGAGCAGTGGCAGAACGGACCGACCACCAACGCCGGCGTGCGGGCCTACCAGCGACTTCTCCTGTCCGGAGCCTCCGACGAGATCCCCGACAAGCAGGGCCGGGTGACCGTCCCGGCGATCCTGCGCGACTATGCCGGGCTCACCCATGAGTGCACCGTGATCGGCTCCGGCAACCGCATCGAGATCTGGGACTCCGCGGCCTGGGAGGCCTACGTCACCGAGCACGAGGACGGCTTCGCCAACCAGAGCGAGGAGGTGGTTCCGGGCCTGTAA
- the rsmH gene encoding 16S rRNA (cytosine(1402)-N(4))-methyltransferase RsmH: MQDRPTAERHTPVLRDRIVELLAPALHAEGAVFVDGTLGMGGHTEAVLTACPGAIAVGIDRDTEALTLAGERLAPFGDRFVPVHAVYDEIPEALAQRGIAEAQAILFDLGVSSLQLDEAERGFAYRMDAPLDMRMDQTTGLTAADVLNDYGVRELEVILRDFGEERFARKIARALVAERDKEPFANSARLVELLQRVVPAASQRSGGHPAKRTFQALRIEVNAELSVWSDALPAALSLLPVGGRIAVLSYHSLEDRITKRGLAVGATSSAPPDLPVELPEHKPWLKLLTRGAEIADEAERADNPRATSVRLRAAERTRAKPLSKAGHDVRNRYQNAGKPSETTTKMGETR, encoded by the coding sequence ATGCAGGACCGGCCCACCGCCGAGCGGCACACCCCCGTGCTGCGCGACCGCATCGTCGAGCTCCTCGCACCCGCCCTCCACGCAGAGGGAGCGGTCTTCGTCGACGGGACCCTCGGCATGGGCGGACACACCGAGGCAGTGCTGACCGCCTGCCCGGGGGCCATCGCGGTCGGGATCGACCGGGACACCGAGGCGCTGACCCTGGCCGGGGAGCGCCTCGCCCCGTTCGGCGACCGGTTCGTGCCGGTGCACGCGGTCTATGACGAGATCCCGGAGGCGCTGGCGCAGCGCGGCATCGCCGAGGCGCAGGCCATCCTGTTTGATCTGGGCGTCTCCTCGCTGCAGCTGGACGAGGCCGAGCGGGGCTTCGCCTATCGGATGGACGCCCCGCTGGACATGCGGATGGACCAGACGACCGGCCTGACGGCCGCGGACGTCCTCAACGACTATGGCGTGCGGGAGCTCGAGGTGATCCTGCGCGACTTTGGCGAGGAACGCTTTGCCCGCAAGATCGCCCGCGCCCTCGTCGCCGAGCGCGACAAGGAGCCCTTTGCCAACTCGGCCCGGCTCGTGGAGCTGCTGCAGCGGGTCGTGCCGGCCGCCTCGCAGCGCTCGGGTGGCCACCCGGCCAAGCGCACCTTCCAGGCACTGCGCATCGAGGTCAACGCCGAGCTGTCGGTGTGGTCCGACGCGCTGCCGGCCGCGCTCTCGCTGCTGCCGGTGGGCGGGCGGATCGCGGTGCTGTCCTATCACTCGCTGGAGGACCGGATCACCAAGCGCGGCCTGGCCGTGGGCGCCACCAGCTCGGCCCCGCCGGACCTGCCCGTCGAGCTGCCGGAGCACAAGCCGTGGCTCAAGCTGCTCACTCGCGGCGCCGAGATCGCGGACGAGGCCGAGCGCGCCGACAACCCGCGGGCCACCTCGGTGCGGCTCCGGGCGGCCGAGCGCACCCGTGCGAAACCTCTATCAAAAGCCGGGCACGACGTACGAAACCGCTATCAAAATGCGGGGAAGCCGAGCGAAACCACTACGAAAATGGGGGAGACCCGATGA
- a CDS encoding transglutaminaseTgpA domain-containing protein, whose translation MRFNLDRGMWPEAGLAAFATLAVAWPLTELLREGTWIGPAILMVLLVAVVGSLLRSLDADPTLVVLSQALVATVAILFHYLRDTLNYGIIPWSDTLDRTTELLREAGTTLRTFAAPAPTNDGVEFLIVVVLTLTAISVDSIGVTGRAPATAGIPLAAAFLVSVSNNGHAMQPWFFAAAALGWLLMVAQQGSRLVTGWSSADRRESVGSHDVAFGPTGHRRLARILAVVTVLSALVAASALPHLPPTFFTEGLARNADGRSVGGGGGSVSFTETMDVTADLHNQSDDPVITYRTQQLLQDPLRVTAVHEFDGTTWAEPDYDLSEPVAGSLSPHPGNALPGVDESVRREFSELSVLSNGVKAPSLAVPSPLAEVTADTGMRWDTETSAVRLEEPVDSYDVTFMRLAPGGVSDLPDDIGEAEADPNEFAPYLEPSPTGVEAYTELTEQVIGDETNDLVIGQLLQQHFRSGIYTYDLNLLPGEGQDSSPIAHFLATQQGYCVQFATSMVMMARSQGIPARMALGFLPGEREPNGTWTIVASRAHTWPELWIDGMGWVRFEPTPGIQSGQPPAYTQLNQGTAEADPTQESQATPTGEPTQDPGGAGDEDSWWDSTLDALRSAAPILLRALAVVLVIGLIMAVIAIAGRRHREAVLRNADTPQERIEGQWELLKRSLEDYGINPPPDKSPREMGEHYQDKAHLDRRAGESLGRATATLERARYAPAHQTEGSDDADMHKDVVHVLDSVSSDLPWNIRASAKLFPRSGVHYIRSVVASWFRRK comes from the coding sequence ATGAGGTTCAACCTGGACCGGGGCATGTGGCCCGAGGCCGGGCTGGCAGCCTTCGCCACGCTGGCCGTCGCCTGGCCGCTGACCGAGCTGCTCCGCGAGGGGACCTGGATCGGCCCGGCCATCCTGATGGTCCTGCTGGTCGCGGTCGTCGGCTCGCTCCTGCGCAGCCTCGACGCAGACCCCACGCTCGTGGTGCTCTCCCAGGCTCTCGTGGCGACCGTGGCCATCCTGTTCCACTACCTGCGCGACACCCTCAATTACGGCATCATCCCCTGGTCGGACACCCTGGATCGCACCACCGAGCTGCTGCGCGAGGCCGGCACCACCCTGCGCACCTTTGCGGCACCGGCACCCACCAACGACGGGGTTGAGTTCCTCATCGTGGTGGTCCTGACCCTGACCGCGATCTCGGTCGACTCGATCGGGGTGACGGGGCGCGCTCCGGCGACTGCCGGCATACCGCTTGCCGCCGCCTTCCTGGTCTCTGTGTCCAACAATGGCCACGCGATGCAGCCGTGGTTTTTTGCCGCCGCCGCCCTGGGGTGGCTGCTGATGGTCGCCCAGCAGGGCAGCCGCCTGGTGACGGGGTGGAGCTCGGCGGACCGGCGCGAGAGCGTGGGCTCCCACGACGTGGCCTTCGGCCCCACCGGGCACCGGCGGCTGGCCCGGATCCTGGCCGTCGTCACCGTGCTCAGCGCCCTCGTCGCGGCCTCGGCCCTGCCCCACCTGCCCCCGACCTTCTTCACCGAGGGCCTGGCGCGCAATGCCGACGGTCGCTCGGTGGGCGGCGGTGGTGGCTCGGTGAGCTTCACCGAGACGATGGACGTGACTGCCGACCTGCACAACCAGTCCGACGACCCCGTCATCACCTATCGCACCCAGCAGTTGCTGCAGGACCCGCTGCGTGTCACGGCCGTCCACGAGTTTGACGGCACGACCTGGGCGGAGCCGGACTATGACCTGAGCGAGCCGGTCGCGGGTTCGCTGAGCCCGCACCCGGGCAATGCGCTGCCCGGGGTGGATGAGTCGGTGCGCCGCGAGTTCTCCGAGCTGTCCGTGCTCAGCAACGGGGTGAAGGCACCGTCCCTGGCCGTGCCGAGCCCGCTGGCCGAGGTCACCGCCGACACTGGCATGCGCTGGGACACCGAGACGTCCGCGGTGCGCCTCGAGGAGCCCGTCGACAGCTATGACGTGACCTTCATGCGCCTCGCCCCCGGCGGGGTCAGCGACCTGCCCGACGACATCGGCGAGGCCGAGGCCGACCCCAACGAGTTCGCTCCCTACCTCGAGCCCTCGCCCACCGGGGTGGAGGCCTACACCGAGCTCACCGAGCAGGTCATCGGCGACGAGACCAACGACCTCGTCATCGGCCAACTGCTGCAGCAACACTTCCGCAGCGGCATCTACACCTACGACCTCAACCTGCTCCCCGGGGAGGGGCAGGACTCCTCGCCCATCGCGCACTTCCTGGCGACGCAGCAGGGCTATTGCGTGCAGTTCGCCACCTCGATGGTGATGATGGCCCGCTCCCAGGGCATTCCCGCCCGGATGGCGCTGGGCTTCCTGCCCGGCGAGCGCGAGCCCAACGGCACCTGGACGATCGTCGCCTCCCGCGCGCACACCTGGCCCGAGCTGTGGATCGACGGCATGGGCTGGGTCCGCTTCGAGCCGACCCCGGGGATCCAGTCGGGCCAGCCACCGGCCTACACCCAGCTCAACCAGGGCACCGCCGAGGCCGACCCGACCCAGGAGAGCCAGGCCACGCCGACCGGCGAACCGACGCAGGACCCGGGCGGCGCGGGTGACGAGGACAGCTGGTGGGACAGCACGCTCGACGCCCTGCGCTCGGCCGCGCCGATCCTGCTGCGCGCCCTGGCCGTCGTGCTCGTGATCGGCCTGATCATGGCCGTCATCGCGATCGCCGGGCGGCGACACCGCGAGGCCGTGCTGCGCAACGCCGACACGCCTCAGGAGCGGATCGAGGGCCAGTGGGAGCTGCTCAAACGCTCGCTCGAGGACTATGGCATCAACCCGCCACCGGACAAGAGCCCGCGCGAGATGGGCGAGCACTATCAGGACAAGGCACACCTGGACCGGCGCGCCGGTGAGTCGCTGGGGCGGGCGACCGCGACGCTCGAGCGCGCCCGCTATGCCCCCGCACACCAGACCGAGGGCTCCGACGACGCGGACATGCACAAGGACGTCGTCCACGTCCTGGACTCCGTGTCATCCGACCTGCCGTGGAACATCCGCGCCAGCGCCAAACTCTTCCCCCGCAGCGGCGTGCACTACATCCGCTCCGTCGTCGCCAGCTGGTTCCGCCGCAAATAA
- a CDS encoding ABC transporter ATP-binding protein, which produces MSSVIVAEEISVALARDEVLLPPVSFKLETGSALAVVGPNGAGKTTLLRVLAGLMKPTSGLVTVAGASIEERNPVFRRRVAALIGMPPLARDLTVKEHLVLVATSWGTPAPHADEQSDALLASFDLTRLANRFPHELSSGQVQLFSIALTMARPFNLLLVDEPEQRLDRHRLELVTGALEAHVTAGTTLVFATHSGDLVERLANQILEVGGVDPAAGTE; this is translated from the coding sequence ATGAGCTCGGTGATCGTTGCCGAGGAGATCAGCGTCGCCCTCGCGCGCGATGAGGTCCTTCTCCCCCCGGTGAGCTTCAAGCTCGAGACCGGCTCTGCCCTGGCCGTGGTTGGTCCCAACGGCGCCGGCAAGACCACCCTCCTGCGGGTGCTCGCCGGTCTGATGAAGCCGACGTCCGGGCTGGTCACCGTGGCCGGCGCGAGCATCGAGGAGCGCAACCCCGTCTTCCGGCGCCGCGTTGCGGCCCTGATCGGGATGCCGCCGCTGGCCCGTGACCTGACGGTCAAGGAGCACCTGGTCCTGGTCGCGACCTCGTGGGGCACACCAGCACCACACGCCGACGAACAGTCCGATGCTCTGCTGGCGTCCTTCGACCTGACCCGGCTGGCCAACCGTTTCCCCCACGAGCTCTCCTCCGGGCAGGTGCAGCTGTTCTCCATCGCTCTGACGATGGCCCGACCGTTCAACCTGCTGCTGGTCGACGAGCCCGAGCAGCGCCTCGACCGCCACCGCCTCGAGCTGGTCACCGGCGCACTGGAGGCCCACGTCACTGCCGGCACCACCCTCGTGTTCGCCACCCACAGCGGTGACCTCGTCGAGCGCCTCGCCAACCAGATCCTGGAGGTGGGCGGTGTCGATCCCGCTGCTGGCACCGAGTGA
- a CDS encoding peptidoglycan D,D-transpeptidase FtsI family protein, producing MAAARRPVAAGVVHPQRRMRFMLFGILIVFSLFAAQLVKLQGLDAASVSAAAIDRRMHEATIPASRGVIYDSKGVALAESVERRNITADPTAVVTYKKRIDGERVEVGYQGAAEDIAAITGADAAELEATLREHDGERWTWLQKDVSPQTWQQVKALHIPGIYAEPFVKRAYPLGPAMAPVVGWVGSGGMAANGIELMFEEQLTGTPGSMTYELGGRGEIITTGASSETPAVPGEDVHLTIDSDLQWFTYNQVEAMVKQSAALRGYAVVMDPKTGDILAAASYPSFDPTDSQQSTEDLRNPLFEDVYEPGSTNKVITAGAALEEEVVDLETPFVLPNRLPRGGTKFKDSHDPDNPYATFAGVLATSSNMGTIMYGEKLPDDVLYEYMQDFGMGREANLGFPGQSAGLVPHPDTWSATSKYTLTFGQGLASTMLQQAGVFQTVANDGVYVEPRLVKGAEEDGTFVEEPDAVQDQVVSKETADELTSIMEYVPSAEGTAPQAAVEGYRVAGKTSTADRYDEKKGRYSGVTAGFIGFAPADDPELVIAVAIQKPTRGKWGGELAGPVFSEVMRYALTSRGVPPSTTEAPEITLHYDPDAPAPGADPGVTLGDIAIRDEGTPQQ from the coding sequence GTGGCCGCAGCCCGTCGTCCCGTTGCAGCCGGGGTCGTCCACCCGCAACGGCGGATGCGGTTCATGCTCTTTGGCATCCTGATCGTCTTCAGCCTCTTTGCCGCCCAGCTGGTCAAGCTCCAGGGCCTGGACGCCGCGAGCGTCTCGGCCGCGGCGATCGACCGGCGCATGCACGAGGCCACCATCCCGGCCAGCCGCGGCGTGATCTATGACTCCAAGGGCGTGGCCCTGGCCGAGTCGGTGGAGCGGCGCAACATCACCGCCGACCCCACGGCCGTGGTGACCTACAAGAAGCGCATCGACGGCGAGCGCGTCGAGGTGGGCTATCAGGGCGCCGCGGAGGACATCGCCGCGATCACCGGTGCCGACGCGGCCGAGCTCGAGGCGACGCTGCGCGAGCACGACGGCGAGCGCTGGACCTGGCTGCAAAAGGACGTCTCACCGCAGACGTGGCAGCAGGTCAAGGCGCTGCACATCCCGGGCATCTATGCCGAGCCCTTCGTCAAGCGGGCCTACCCCCTCGGGCCCGCGATGGCCCCGGTGGTCGGCTGGGTCGGCTCCGGGGGCATGGCCGCCAACGGCATCGAGCTGATGTTTGAGGAGCAGCTGACCGGCACGCCGGGCTCGATGACCTATGAGCTGGGCGGTCGCGGCGAGATCATCACCACCGGCGCGAGCAGCGAGACCCCCGCCGTGCCCGGCGAGGACGTGCACCTGACCATCGACAGCGACCTGCAGTGGTTCACCTACAACCAGGTCGAGGCCATGGTCAAGCAGTCCGCGGCCCTGCGTGGTTATGCCGTGGTGATGGACCCCAAGACCGGCGACATCCTGGCCGCGGCCAGCTATCCCTCCTTTGACCCCACGGACTCCCAGCAGAGCACCGAGGACCTGCGCAATCCGCTGTTCGAGGACGTCTACGAGCCGGGCTCGACCAACAAGGTGATCACCGCCGGAGCGGCCCTGGAGGAGGAGGTCGTCGACCTCGAGACGCCCTTCGTGCTGCCCAACCGGCTGCCGCGCGGTGGCACCAAGTTCAAGGACAGCCACGACCCGGACAACCCCTATGCGACCTTCGCCGGTGTGCTGGCGACCTCCTCCAACATGGGCACGATCATGTATGGCGAGAAGCTGCCCGACGACGTGCTCTACGAGTACATGCAGGACTTCGGGATGGGCCGCGAGGCCAACCTGGGCTTCCCCGGGCAGTCCGCCGGCCTGGTCCCGCACCCGGACACCTGGAGCGCGACCAGCAAATACACGCTGACCTTCGGGCAGGGCCTGGCCAGCACGATGCTGCAGCAGGCCGGCGTCTTCCAGACCGTGGCCAACGACGGCGTCTATGTCGAGCCGCGGCTGGTCAAGGGCGCCGAGGAGGACGGCACGTTCGTCGAGGAGCCGGACGCGGTCCAGGACCAGGTGGTCTCCAAGGAGACGGCCGACGAGCTGACCTCGATCATGGAATACGTCCCCAGCGCCGAGGGCACCGCGCCACAGGCCGCCGTCGAGGGCTATCGCGTGGCGGGCAAGACCTCCACCGCCGACCGCTATGACGAGAAGAAGGGCCGCTATTCCGGGGTGACCGCCGGTTTCATCGGCTTCGCCCCGGCCGACGACCCGGAGCTGGTGATCGCGGTCGCGATCCAGAAGCCGACCCGCGGCAAGTGGGGTGGCGAGCTGGCCGGCCCGGTCTTCTCCGAGGTCATGCGTTATGCCCTCACCTCCCGCGGGGTGCCGCCGAGCACGACGGAGGCCCCCGAGATCACGCTGCACTATGATCCGGATGCCCCGGCGCCTGGTGCGGATCCCGGTGTCACACTGGGCGACATCGCCATCCGAGACGAAGGGACCCCGCAACAGTGA
- a CDS encoding UDP-N-acetylmuramoyl-tripeptide--D-alanyl-D-alanine ligase: MSLGEIAEATGGQVHPATAADIRVTASVVTDSRGVEHGGLYVARLGEHADGHDYVGSAAEKGAVGALTQRVVTELPCVVVSDTTDGFAALGREVVDRCTAAGGLQIVGITGSSGKTSTKDLAAQVIERLGPTIAPIASYNSEVGVPLTVCRLTEETQFLVAEMGASGVGHIDFLTAVAPPRIGVVLNVGTAHLGEFGSREAIAHTKAELVRALPDDGLAVLNADDPIVVAMAEQTSARVLTVGLSPDADVRADEVEINVRGQAAFTMHLPGAEPVRVALKLHGPHHVGNALAVAAVAAEWGMPVAEIAEALGEAGVVSRWRMEVHERADGVTIVNDAYNANPDSMRAALRSLAVMRSQGAAVAVVGEMRELGEDSVAEHRAIGELAAGLGIDTLVAVGEGAIPVAEAFDEAGGANTHQCPDTDAARELLDQILAPGDVALLKSSRDSGLRFLGDALVDDAPTNDATTNEGTNHEGTVP; encoded by the coding sequence ATGTCCCTCGGCGAGATCGCCGAGGCAACCGGCGGCCAGGTGCACCCGGCGACGGCCGCAGACATCAGGGTCACCGCGAGCGTGGTCACCGACTCCCGTGGGGTCGAGCACGGCGGGCTGTATGTCGCTCGCCTGGGTGAGCACGCGGACGGTCACGACTACGTGGGGTCGGCTGCCGAAAAGGGCGCCGTCGGCGCCCTGACCCAGCGGGTCGTCACCGAGCTGCCCTGCGTCGTGGTCTCCGACACCACCGACGGCTTCGCCGCGCTGGGTCGTGAGGTCGTGGACCGCTGCACCGCGGCTGGCGGCCTGCAGATCGTCGGCATCACCGGCTCCTCGGGCAAGACCTCCACCAAGGATCTCGCCGCCCAGGTGATCGAGCGGCTCGGCCCCACGATCGCGCCCATCGCGTCCTACAACTCCGAGGTCGGCGTGCCGCTGACCGTGTGCCGCCTCACCGAGGAGACCCAGTTCCTGGTCGCCGAGATGGGCGCCTCCGGTGTCGGCCACATCGACTTCCTGACCGCGGTCGCGCCCCCGCGCATCGGCGTGGTGCTCAACGTGGGCACCGCCCACCTGGGCGAGTTTGGCAGCCGCGAGGCGATCGCCCACACCAAGGCCGAGCTCGTGCGGGCCCTGCCCGACGACGGCCTGGCCGTGCTCAACGCCGACGACCCGATCGTGGTCGCGATGGCCGAGCAGACCAGCGCGCGCGTGCTCACCGTCGGCCTCAGCCCGGACGCTGACGTGCGCGCCGACGAGGTCGAGATCAACGTGCGCGGCCAGGCGGCCTTCACCATGCACCTGCCCGGTGCGGAGCCGGTGCGCGTCGCGCTGAAACTGCACGGCCCCCACCACGTGGGCAACGCGCTGGCCGTGGCCGCCGTCGCCGCCGAGTGGGGCATGCCCGTCGCGGAGATCGCCGAGGCGCTGGGGGAGGCCGGGGTGGTCAGCCGCTGGCGCATGGAGGTGCACGAGCGGGCCGACGGCGTGACGATCGTCAACGACGCCTACAACGCCAACCCCGACTCGATGCGGGCCGCCCTGCGCTCCCTGGCCGTGATGCGCAGCCAGGGGGCCGCCGTCGCGGTCGTCGGCGAGATGCGTGAGCTGGGCGAGGACTCCGTGGCCGAGCACCGCGCGATCGGAGAGCTCGCCGCGGGGCTGGGCATCGACACCCTGGTGGCCGTGGGCGAGGGAGCGATCCCCGTCGCCGAGGCCTTCGACGAGGCCGGCGGCGCCAACACGCACCAGTGCCCCGACACCGACGCCGCCCGTGAGCTGCTGGACCAGATCCTCGCGCCCGGCGACGTGGCCCTGCTGAAGTCCAGCCGCGACTCCGGCCTGCGCTTCCTCGGTGACGCCCTGGTCGACGACGCCCCCACCAACGACGCCACCACCAACGAGGGCACCAACCACGAGGGCACGGTGCCCTGA
- a CDS encoding DUF58 domain-containing protein, which translates to MRAPGVLTSRGQMFLALGAIVAVAGVVLGYRDVTRIGLLLVILPLLALLLVRPTPPSLRVTRVVTPSRLHPDQQGLVEVQFTNVGTRPTPLFLAEEQFDYALGDRPRFLLPRMVSGEGRKLRYTVRSRHRGAFPVGPITLRRRDPFGLTHVALQLPATVELLVLPHIWDLGSRRVAGQGRGTEGELPQMVSLHGEDDVSIRQYRDGDELRRVHWPATAHRGEIMVRQEDRPARRRAVLLLDSRAGAFPGSGYQASYEWAVSAVASLARHLIKDGFVIHLLTHRTVEDGSAGVQIGLDQALSTLARAQPDQDSSMEALAAAAHSFTSGGVLLISVVVAHDEAELAHLAAVREPGSAAMALVLDPEAFTPGTESRKDLATAQRHTGVLTQAGWQTVLVGPQDSVPASWERLRATRRSGALT; encoded by the coding sequence GTGCGTGCCCCGGGGGTGCTGACGAGTCGGGGCCAGATGTTCCTGGCCCTCGGGGCCATCGTGGCCGTGGCCGGTGTCGTGCTGGGCTATCGCGATGTGACCCGCATCGGTCTGCTGCTGGTGATCCTGCCGCTGCTCGCGCTGCTGCTGGTCCGCCCCACCCCGCCGAGCCTGCGCGTCACCCGCGTGGTCACCCCGTCGCGCCTGCACCCCGACCAGCAGGGCCTCGTCGAGGTCCAGTTCACCAACGTCGGTACGCGCCCGACCCCCCTCTTCCTCGCCGAGGAGCAGTTCGACTACGCCCTCGGCGACCGACCCCGCTTCCTGCTCCCGCGGATGGTCTCCGGCGAGGGCCGCAAGCTGCGATACACCGTGCGCAGCCGACACCGCGGGGCCTTCCCCGTCGGGCCGATCACGCTGCGCCGCCGCGACCCGTTCGGGCTGACCCACGTCGCGCTGCAGCTGCCCGCAACCGTTGAGCTGCTGGTGCTCCCCCACATCTGGGACCTCGGTTCCCGCCGGGTCGCTGGCCAGGGGCGCGGCACCGAGGGCGAGCTGCCGCAGATGGTCTCCCTGCACGGCGAGGACGACGTGTCGATCCGGCAGTATCGCGACGGCGACGAGCTGCGCCGCGTGCACTGGCCCGCGACGGCACACCGCGGCGAGATCATGGTCCGCCAGGAGGACCGGCCCGCGCGCCGCCGCGCGGTGCTCCTGCTCGACAGCCGGGCGGGTGCCTTTCCGGGCAGCGGTTACCAAGCGTCATACGAGTGGGCCGTCAGCGCCGTCGCCTCCCTGGCGCGGCACCTGATCAAGGACGGCTTCGTCATCCACCTGCTCACCCACCGCACCGTCGAGGACGGCTCGGCCGGGGTGCAGATCGGGCTCGACCAGGCGCTCAGCACCCTGGCTCGCGCCCAGCCCGACCAGGACTCGAGCATGGAGGCGCTGGCAGCAGCAGCCCACAGCTTCACCTCCGGTGGCGTGCTGCTGATCAGCGTCGTCGTCGCCCACGACGAGGCCGAGCTGGCGCACCTGGCCGCCGTCCGTGAGCCGGGCTCGGCCGCGATGGCGCTCGTGCTCGACCCCGAGGCGTTCACGCCCGGCACCGAGAGCCGCAAGGACCTCGCCACGGCCCAGCGCCACACGGGCGTGCTCACCCAGGCCGGCTGGCAGACCGTGCTGGTCGGTCCGCAGGACTCGGTGCCCGCCTCGTGGGAGCGGCTGCGCGCCACCCGCCGTTCGGGGGCCCTGACATGA